A window of Neorhizobium galegae bv. orientalis str. HAMBI 540 genomic DNA:
CAGCGAGAAGATATTGTCGGACGGCTGGACGCGGCTTTCGAGCTACGAGCTTGACTACGCCGATCGCCGCGGCGAGACGCACCGCCTGCATCGCGAAATCTACCATAAGTCCGAGGCCGCCTGCATCCTTCTCTACGACGCCCGGCGCGACATGGTCGTGCTGGTGAAGCAGTTTCGGTTGCCCGCCTACCTCACCGGCAAGCCGGCATGGATGGTCGAGGTGCCGGCCGGGTTGCTCGACGAGGACCACCCGGAAGAGGCGATCCGGCGCGAAGCGATGGAGGAAACCGGCTACCGCCTGCGGGATGTGCGGTTTGTCTTCAAGGCATTCATGTCGCCCGGCGCAATTACCGAACTCGTGCATTTCTTCCACGCGCCGATCGATCTCTCCGACCGGGTGAACGGTGGCGGCGGGCTTGCCGAGGAGCACGAGGATATCGAGGTTCTCGAACTGCCGCTCGACGAGGCCTTCGCGATGATCGCCAACGGCGACATCATCGATGCGAAGACAATCATGATGCTGCAATGGGCGGTGATAAACCGGTCATCGTTCACCGTCTGATGTCCCGGCGGTGCCGCCGCGCAATGCTTGAGGCCCCGATAGACGCGTTCGCCTGTTGTTTCAGACGCCGTGCGAATGTGACTTGACCTTAAGCCGCCCGGATTTCACATGAATGTCACGAATGGCGGCTAAGCGCTGCGTCTTGATAATCATCCTTATATGGTCAGGAGAAAGCCATGTGGCT
This region includes:
- a CDS encoding NUDIX domain-containing protein yields the protein MTGQDDRVKLVSEKILSDGWTRLSSYELDYADRRGETHRLHREIYHKSEAACILLYDARRDMVVLVKQFRLPAYLTGKPAWMVEVPAGLLDEDHPEEAIRREAMEETGYRLRDVRFVFKAFMSPGAITELVHFFHAPIDLSDRVNGGGGLAEEHEDIEVLELPLDEAFAMIANGDIIDAKTIMMLQWAVINRSSFTV